From Candidatus Rubrimentiphilum sp., one genomic window encodes:
- the hemA gene encoding glutamyl-tRNA reductase, producing the protein MPLVCLGLSHNTAPVEVRERHVFPVSRMGEALVALRDYEAVREAMMLQTCGRLEIYAELDDYEAGVTQLKSFLQNFRHSSVDYDLESYLYTLLGREAVEHLFRVCTGLDSMLIGEAEILGQVKDAYAAAQDAHAIGETLHKLLREAMSAGKAARTQTRIGEESPSVATAAIELAKRRLGSLEGRDVLVIGAGKMGSTAAKRFRSEGARNLAVLSRTVKRTQEVIAQIGAGEALEPGELIAALAAADIVVTSTGASHFVLTPENVGAAMAHRPQRPLFVIDIAVPRDAHPGIAEIPGVTLVDIDGLKSHVDEKLEVRRAAIPQVEEIVAEYVDRFRQWYRGRATVPVIASLTQKAESVRSAELDRLFARCPELSEREKMLITGASLTIISKLLHTVVTRLREKASLNSSEAIAHARLLEELFELDVADR; encoded by the coding sequence ATGCCGTTAGTCTGTCTCGGCCTTTCGCACAACACGGCGCCGGTGGAAGTCCGCGAGCGTCACGTCTTTCCGGTTTCGCGGATGGGCGAAGCGCTGGTCGCGCTGCGCGACTACGAAGCCGTGCGCGAAGCGATGATGCTGCAGACATGCGGACGGCTCGAGATCTACGCGGAGCTTGACGACTACGAAGCCGGCGTCACGCAGCTCAAGTCTTTTCTGCAAAACTTCCGGCACTCGTCCGTCGATTACGATCTGGAATCGTACTTATATACGCTGCTGGGCCGCGAAGCGGTCGAGCATCTCTTCCGCGTCTGCACCGGACTCGATTCGATGCTGATCGGCGAAGCGGAGATTCTCGGGCAAGTCAAAGACGCATACGCGGCCGCGCAAGATGCTCACGCGATCGGCGAGACGCTGCACAAACTGCTGCGCGAAGCGATGAGCGCGGGCAAAGCTGCGCGCACGCAGACGCGCATCGGCGAAGAGTCGCCGTCCGTTGCTACCGCAGCGATAGAGCTCGCGAAGCGGCGGCTCGGATCGCTCGAAGGACGCGACGTGTTGGTGATCGGCGCCGGCAAGATGGGCAGCACCGCGGCCAAACGTTTCCGCAGCGAAGGTGCGCGCAATCTCGCCGTGCTCAGCCGGACCGTCAAGCGAACGCAGGAAGTGATCGCGCAGATCGGCGCCGGCGAGGCGCTCGAACCGGGCGAGCTGATCGCCGCTCTCGCAGCGGCGGACATCGTCGTCACCTCCACCGGCGCTTCGCATTTCGTGCTGACGCCGGAGAATGTAGGCGCGGCCATGGCGCACCGCCCGCAGCGGCCGCTTTTCGTCATCGACATCGCGGTGCCGCGCGACGCGCATCCGGGCATTGCGGAGATCCCGGGCGTTACGCTGGTGGACATCGACGGCCTCAAATCACACGTTGATGAAAAACTTGAAGTGCGCCGTGCCGCCATCCCGCAGGTCGAGGAGATCGTCGCCGAATACGTCGATCGTTTCCGGCAGTGGTATCGGGGACGCGCGACCGTTCCGGTCATTGCATCGCTCACGCAAAAAGCGGAGTCGGTGCGGTCCGCGGAATTAGATCGCCTCTTCGCGCGCTGCCCCGAATTGAGCGAGCGCGAAAAGATGCTGATCACCGGAGCGTCGCTCACGATTATCTCGAAGTTGCTGCACACGGTCGTGACGAGATTGCGCGAGAAGGCTTCGCTGAACAGCTCTGAGGCGATAGCGCACGCGCGTTTGCTCGAGGAGCTCTTCGAACTCGACGTTGCCGACCGGTAA
- a CDS encoding molybdenum cofactor guanylyltransferase has translation MRPAADSIAVVILAGGQASRFPGKLESDAGGVPLLLRVYRNVRSIGPVYVSANAPFGEAIARELDCPVVADRRPGLGPLGGLVSTFEKVPQARCFAVAGDAPFLDGEALGELLAAWEDGLEAVVAERDGRVEPLCGLYARAAFLREGVRELETGSGAVSAVVERLRHRRVRLSDERRLANVNTSADRDALLGLYR, from the coding sequence ATGCGGCCCGCAGCCGATAGCATCGCAGTCGTTATCTTAGCCGGGGGGCAAGCATCGCGTTTTCCGGGCAAGTTGGAGAGCGACGCCGGCGGCGTCCCGCTGCTGCTGCGCGTCTATCGCAACGTTCGATCGATCGGCCCGGTGTATGTTTCGGCCAACGCTCCCTTCGGCGAGGCGATCGCACGCGAACTCGATTGCCCGGTCGTCGCCGACCGGCGGCCCGGTCTCGGACCGTTAGGCGGACTCGTCTCTACCTTTGAAAAGGTTCCGCAAGCGCGCTGCTTTGCGGTTGCCGGCGACGCTCCGTTCCTCGACGGGGAGGCGCTCGGCGAGCTGCTGGCGGCATGGGAAGACGGGCTTGAAGCCGTCGTGGCCGAGCGCGACGGACGGGTCGAGCCGTTGTGCGGCCTGTACGCTCGCGCAGCCTTTCTGCGTGAGGGCGTCCGCGAACTCGAAACGGGCTCGGGAGCCGTGAGCGCGGTCGTCGAAAGACTGCGACACCGGCGCGTTCGCCTTTCCGACGAACGGCGGCTGGCCAATGTCAACACCAGCGCCGATCGCGATGCACTTTTAGGACTTTATCGTTGA
- a CDS encoding glutaredoxin, producing MRPTDIVLYQTDWCPYCTRVRDKLAELQLEYKIVNVPDSHAQRTVVREISGQTGVPVLVDGKVVLDDDDVIIPYLEETYGQTAVK from the coding sequence GTGCGACCGACCGATATCGTTCTGTATCAAACCGACTGGTGCCCATACTGCACCCGCGTGCGGGACAAACTCGCCGAACTGCAGTTGGAGTACAAAATCGTCAACGTTCCGGACAGCCACGCGCAACGCACCGTCGTGCGCGAGATTTCCGGACAAACGGGAGTCCCGGTGCTAGTGGATGGTAAGGTCGTACTCGATGACGACGATGTCATCATCCCGTATCTCGAAGAAACCTACGGTCAGACGGCGGTCAAGTAA
- a CDS encoding DUF92 domain-containing protein — protein sequence MHRPHHRASRARSGLGRARRRRRVHRARARGRITVVIAIGFAGAVALAAWRAQALTLDGAFAAWFVGAAVFASGDWPFAVVLFAFFIPAIALSRSGKRFKKALVDVDKRGARDARQVLANGGIAAVCAIGYAFTHSIVLAAAFGGAFAAAAADTWGTELGTLARSLPRSILGFQTVPRGLSGGVTLAGTLAEAGGAAVVGLFAYAVGVAPLWIVAPAGFAGAIADSILGASVQALYYCARCQRRCETSPHVCGNRTSLVRGLRWIDNDAVNALATLVGALIAGSLAAVYLTAV from the coding sequence TTGCATCGGCCCCATCACCGCGCAAGCCGCGCGCGATCAGGGCTTGGCCGTGCACGTCGTCGCCGAAGAGTACACCGCGCAAGGGCTCGTGGCCGCATTACAGTTGTAATTGCGATTGGGTTTGCCGGCGCCGTCGCGCTCGCCGCATGGCGCGCCCAGGCGCTGACGCTCGACGGAGCGTTCGCGGCTTGGTTTGTCGGCGCAGCCGTATTTGCGTCCGGGGACTGGCCCTTTGCGGTTGTCCTCTTTGCATTCTTCATCCCGGCGATCGCGCTCTCGCGTTCCGGAAAGCGGTTTAAAAAAGCGTTGGTTGACGTAGACAAACGCGGCGCGCGCGACGCGCGGCAGGTCTTGGCGAACGGCGGAATTGCCGCCGTGTGCGCGATCGGGTACGCATTCACGCATTCGATAGTGCTCGCGGCCGCATTCGGCGGCGCATTTGCGGCTGCCGCCGCCGACACATGGGGGACGGAGCTCGGCACGCTCGCGCGATCGCTGCCGCGATCGATTCTGGGATTCCAAACGGTCCCGCGCGGACTCTCCGGTGGCGTAACGCTCGCCGGCACGCTGGCCGAAGCCGGCGGAGCTGCCGTTGTCGGACTGTTCGCCTACGCGGTCGGCGTTGCGCCGCTGTGGATCGTTGCGCCCGCCGGTTTCGCGGGTGCGATCGCCGATTCGATCCTCGGTGCGAGCGTACAGGCCTTGTACTACTGCGCGCGCTGCCAACGCCGCTGCGAAACGAGCCCGCACGTATGCGGAAACAGGACGTCATTGGTACGCGGTTTGCGTTGGATCGACAACGATGCCGTCAACGCGCTTGCAACTTTAGTAGGCGCGCTCATCGCGGGATCGCTGGCGGCGGTTTACTTGACCGCCGTCTGA
- a CDS encoding redox-sensing transcriptional repressor Rex, with translation MIDPIRAPVLKAGALRLAQSEVAIPRLFAYHRALAQAAADGKTVITSIGLADLLGHTISSTQIRKDLSALGPLGRRGQGYAIKPLVDQLALVLGLERDWRIAIVGFGYLGHAFATFLAAREERFKVAAIFDNSAAVVGQIWQGVSVEDVAGLESALARIDANIGVIAVPAEAAQSIADRLAGNGVRALLNFAPVSLRMRHPVIVRNIDLAGELSILTHRLSFAAAENECR, from the coding sequence ATGATCGATCCGATTCGCGCTCCGGTTCTCAAGGCCGGCGCGCTGCGGCTGGCCCAAAGCGAGGTCGCAATCCCGCGCCTCTTCGCCTACCATCGCGCGCTGGCGCAGGCTGCCGCGGACGGAAAGACCGTCATCACGTCGATCGGCCTGGCCGACTTGCTGGGGCATACTATATCGTCGACGCAGATCCGCAAGGATCTCTCGGCGCTCGGACCGCTGGGACGGCGCGGACAGGGCTATGCGATAAAACCACTGGTAGACCAGCTAGCCCTTGTCTTAGGATTGGAACGGGACTGGCGCATTGCGATCGTCGGCTTTGGGTACCTGGGACACGCGTTCGCCACGTTTTTGGCGGCGCGCGAGGAACGGTTCAAGGTTGCGGCAATTTTTGACAATTCGGCGGCAGTCGTCGGACAGATCTGGCAAGGAGTTTCCGTGGAGGACGTAGCCGGTTTGGAGAGCGCACTCGCGCGCATTGATGCGAATATCGGCGTTATTGCCGTTCCGGCCGAAGCCGCGCAATCGATCGCGGACCGCTTGGCCGGGAACGGCGTGCGCGCGCTGCTGAATTTCGCGCCGGTCTCGCTGCGCATGCGTCATCCGGTGATCGTTCGCAATATCGACCTTGCCGGCGAGCTCTCGATTCTCACGCATCGCCTGTCGTTTGCCGCAGCGGAGAACGAATGCCGTTAG
- the cobA gene encoding uroporphyrinogen-III C-methyltransferase — MPTGKVFLAGAGPGDPGLLTVRAHEVLKTADVLVYDALAADAIVALAPESCERIYAGKRGGDHTMPQDEIETLMIAKAREGKRVVRLKGGDPFLFGRGGEEAQALHAAGIPFEIVPGISSALAAPAYAGIPVTHRDHNTILTIVAGHEDPTKDRSAIDWSRLSDPQQTLVFLMAMGNLRDIAAQLIANGLPLTQPAAVIQDGTRPSQRTATGTLATIADEAERAGLQAPAIVVIGSVVGLRSQIAWFEKFPLFGKRVLVTRPAGQNDDMVRELFRHGAQPVVAPTIAIAPPDDLRAAEQATVNPSRYAWVIFTSANGVKAFFDHLDARRDDARTLGEAKIAAIGLKTSQALLQRNIYADAVPQRYVAEDLADLLIASSCKGDGMLLYRAAEARDVLPERLTAAGRPVEVVAAYKTVFTDDPLFAQRVQQSDILTFTSASTVKGFIHNLGGAANAREASDGKIVACIGPITAQAARDQGLAVHVVAEEYTAQGLVAALQL, encoded by the coding sequence TTGCCGACCGGTAAGGTCTTTCTGGCGGGAGCCGGACCGGGCGACCCTGGGCTGCTCACCGTGCGCGCTCACGAAGTTCTGAAAACTGCGGACGTCCTGGTGTACGACGCGCTGGCTGCCGACGCAATTGTCGCGCTCGCGCCCGAATCGTGCGAGCGCATCTACGCCGGCAAACGCGGCGGCGATCACACCATGCCGCAGGACGAAATCGAAACGCTGATGATCGCCAAGGCCCGCGAGGGCAAACGCGTCGTGCGTCTCAAAGGCGGCGATCCGTTTCTCTTCGGCCGCGGCGGCGAAGAGGCGCAAGCGCTCCACGCCGCCGGCATTCCATTCGAAATCGTTCCCGGCATCAGTTCCGCACTGGCGGCTCCCGCGTACGCCGGCATTCCGGTAACGCATCGCGACCATAACACCATTCTGACGATCGTCGCCGGCCACGAAGATCCAACGAAGGACCGATCCGCGATCGACTGGTCGCGCCTCTCCGATCCGCAGCAAACGCTCGTCTTTCTGATGGCCATGGGCAATCTGCGCGACATCGCCGCGCAACTGATCGCAAACGGTTTGCCGTTGACGCAGCCGGCTGCCGTCATTCAGGATGGAACGCGGCCGTCGCAGCGCACTGCCACCGGCACGCTTGCGACCATTGCGGATGAAGCGGAACGTGCGGGTCTGCAAGCGCCTGCGATCGTCGTCATCGGCAGCGTGGTCGGATTGCGTTCGCAGATTGCCTGGTTCGAAAAGTTTCCGCTCTTCGGCAAACGCGTGCTGGTGACGCGGCCGGCGGGCCAAAACGACGACATGGTGCGCGAGTTGTTCCGCCACGGTGCGCAGCCGGTCGTCGCGCCCACGATCGCCATCGCGCCGCCCGACGATCTCCGCGCCGCCGAACAAGCCACCGTCAATCCCTCACGCTATGCCTGGGTGATCTTCACCAGCGCGAACGGCGTGAAGGCGTTCTTCGATCACCTCGATGCGCGCCGCGACGACGCGCGGACTCTGGGCGAAGCAAAGATCGCAGCTATCGGGTTAAAGACCTCGCAAGCGCTGCTCCAACGAAACATCTACGCGGACGCGGTGCCGCAGCGCTATGTTGCCGAGGATCTCGCCGATCTGCTGATCGCGTCATCGTGCAAGGGCGATGGTATGCTGCTGTACCGCGCGGCCGAAGCGCGCGACGTGCTTCCCGAGCGTCTAACCGCCGCCGGACGTCCGGTAGAGGTCGTGGCCGCGTACAAAACAGTTTTTACCGACGACCCGCTCTTCGCGCAGCGCGTGCAGCAGAGCGACATTTTGACGTTCACCAGCGCGAGCACAGTGAAGGGCTTCATCCACAACTTGGGCGGAGCTGCGAACGCGCGCGAAGCCAGCGACGGAAAGATCGTCGCTTGCATCGGCCCCATCACCGCGCAAGCCGCGCGCGATCAGGGCTTGGCCGTGCACGTCGTCGCCGAAGAGTACACCGCGCAAGGGCTCGTGGCCGCATTACAGTTGTAA
- the hemB gene encoding porphobilinogen synthase, whose product MIRTKLRQAIRPRRLRRSSAMRALVREHRIDPEQLIQPLFVVENSNDAGPIASMPGIERFTVEGAVREALTLDALGLGSVLLFGIPETKDAKATSNYDPDGVVQRAVREIKRALPHMVVIADLCNCEYTDHGHCGIINERGDVDNDATVELLVRTALTYARAGVDVVAPSDMMDGRVRAIREALDGEDFEETAIMAYSAKYASAFYGPFRDAAGSTPQFGDRRTYQMDPSNVREAMREMALDVEEGADILMVKPALAYLDVVRAARERFDLPLAVYNVSGEYSMIKAASLNGWIDEERAVHEMLVGFARAGADIVITYFAKEYAARSR is encoded by the coding sequence ATGATTCGCACGAAACTGCGGCAAGCGATCCGCCCGCGCAGACTGCGCCGCAGCAGCGCCATGCGCGCACTCGTGCGCGAGCACCGGATCGATCCGGAGCAATTGATCCAGCCGCTGTTCGTCGTGGAAAACAGCAATGACGCCGGACCGATCGCATCGATGCCGGGCATCGAGCGCTTCACCGTGGAAGGCGCCGTTCGCGAGGCGTTGACGCTTGATGCACTCGGACTGGGCAGCGTCTTGCTCTTCGGGATTCCCGAAACCAAAGATGCGAAGGCAACGAGCAACTACGATCCCGACGGCGTCGTCCAGCGTGCCGTGCGTGAAATAAAGCGTGCGCTACCACATATGGTCGTGATTGCCGATCTGTGCAACTGCGAGTACACCGACCACGGCCACTGCGGGATCATCAACGAACGCGGCGACGTGGACAACGATGCGACGGTCGAACTGCTCGTGCGCACGGCGCTCACGTATGCGCGCGCCGGCGTCGACGTCGTGGCGCCGTCCGACATGATGGACGGCCGCGTGCGCGCGATCCGTGAAGCGCTGGACGGCGAAGATTTCGAGGAGACCGCGATCATGGCGTACAGCGCCAAGTACGCGTCCGCATTTTACGGGCCGTTCAGGGACGCAGCCGGCTCGACGCCGCAGTTCGGCGATCGACGCACGTATCAAATGGATCCGTCCAACGTGCGTGAGGCGATGCGCGAGATGGCGCTGGATGTCGAGGAAGGCGCCGACATTTTAATGGTAAAGCCCGCGCTGGCCTACTTGGACGTCGTTCGCGCGGCGCGCGAGCGCTTCGATCTGCCGCTCGCGGTGTACAACGTCAGCGGCGAGTACTCGATGATCAAGGCCGCCTCGCTCAACGGCTGGATCGATGAAGAACGTGCCGTGCACGAGATGCTCGTCGGCTTTGCGCGTGCCGGCGCGGACATCGTCATCACGTACTTCGCCAAAGAGTATGCGGCCCGCAGCCGATAG
- the hemC gene encoding hydroxymethylbilane synthase, which produces MSFPITLYVRGRLAVVAGGGEVARKKSAALHAAGARLRVVAPDIADDLRKSAAQHGFELHERAYAVGDLEGAFLAIAATGDDAVNAGICADAHRLGVLVCDASKPERGDFAMSATVQIGDLTFAVDTGGAAPAFAKRLTGELREHFGESYAAAIKTLGRMREYVKSEVPKDERAGVLRALAELPVEQLAAMSVDAVVCATRGSTLAMIQARTVAAKLAQRGVATTFLNVTTTGDRIRDRSFADIGAENLFVKELEIALRERRARYAVHSAKDLPSSIPDDMQLAAISSREDPRDVFCSERFETFDALPAGARVGTSSLRRRAQLAALRSDLQYVDLRGNVDTRLRKLREGEYEAIVLAAAGLQRLHATAKHMRPFTIAQMVPAAGQGALAVELRTDDELAREVRAAVNDPQAELAIVCERAALRALRGGCQAPIGLHARFEDGQLEATGAVAALDGSRIIRTQLRRPVETVPQAETLGADVAAALEAQGASEVLGAQRAEQPLRGRLVVLPRTQEQASRIAAALRADGAEVVEMRSGEAEPSGLGEREPDMIVFASSGSVSAASAYLARVHRFERRPAIAAMGPASSAAAHAAGFTPDLVAPEAEIDALVGAIRSHLNSKEHSIS; this is translated from the coding sequence ATGTCGTTTCCGATCACACTTTACGTTCGCGGCCGCCTGGCAGTGGTGGCCGGCGGCGGCGAGGTGGCGCGCAAAAAGAGCGCGGCGCTTCACGCGGCCGGCGCGCGCTTGCGCGTGGTCGCGCCCGATATTGCAGACGATCTGCGCAAATCGGCGGCGCAACATGGGTTCGAGCTGCACGAGCGCGCCTACGCCGTGGGCGATCTGGAGGGAGCATTTTTGGCCATCGCCGCGACCGGCGACGATGCGGTCAACGCGGGAATCTGCGCGGACGCGCACCGGCTCGGTGTCCTCGTCTGCGATGCGTCCAAACCCGAACGCGGCGACTTCGCGATGTCGGCAACGGTACAGATCGGCGACCTGACGTTTGCAGTCGACACCGGCGGTGCAGCTCCGGCGTTTGCCAAGCGGCTGACGGGCGAACTGCGCGAGCATTTCGGCGAATCGTATGCAGCCGCCATAAAAACGCTTGGACGGATGCGCGAGTACGTCAAATCCGAAGTACCAAAAGACGAACGCGCCGGCGTGCTGCGCGCACTGGCGGAGCTTCCGGTCGAACAGCTTGCGGCGATGAGCGTCGACGCGGTAGTCTGCGCCACACGCGGCAGTACGCTCGCCATGATACAAGCGCGCACGGTCGCCGCCAAACTCGCGCAGCGCGGCGTCGCAACCACGTTCTTGAACGTCACGACGACCGGCGACCGCATTCGCGATCGATCGTTTGCCGACATAGGCGCGGAGAATTTATTCGTCAAGGAACTCGAAATTGCGCTGCGCGAGCGGCGCGCGCGGTACGCCGTTCATTCCGCCAAAGATCTGCCCAGCTCGATACCGGACGACATGCAGCTCGCCGCGATCTCTTCACGCGAAGATCCACGCGACGTCTTCTGCAGCGAACGTTTTGAAACGTTCGACGCGCTGCCGGCAGGCGCGCGCGTCGGTACGTCAAGCCTTCGGCGGCGCGCGCAACTCGCTGCGTTGCGCAGCGATCTGCAGTACGTCGATCTGCGCGGCAATGTGGATACACGTCTTCGCAAGTTGCGCGAGGGCGAGTATGAAGCAATCGTCTTGGCAGCCGCAGGTTTGCAGCGCTTGCACGCGACAGCCAAACATATGCGGCCGTTCACGATCGCGCAGATGGTGCCGGCCGCGGGTCAAGGCGCGCTCGCGGTCGAGCTGCGGACAGACGACGAGCTTGCGCGCGAGGTCCGGGCCGCCGTCAACGATCCGCAAGCCGAACTCGCGATCGTGTGCGAGCGTGCCGCGCTGCGCGCACTGCGCGGCGGTTGCCAGGCTCCAATCGGCCTTCATGCGCGGTTCGAAGACGGACAGCTGGAAGCGACCGGCGCGGTGGCGGCGCTCGACGGCTCGCGTATTATTCGGACGCAGCTGCGCCGGCCGGTCGAAACGGTTCCGCAAGCTGAAACGCTGGGGGCGGATGTGGCCGCCGCGCTCGAGGCGCAAGGCGCGTCCGAAGTCCTCGGCGCGCAGCGTGCGGAGCAGCCGCTACGCGGCAGGCTCGTGGTTCTGCCGCGCACACAGGAGCAAGCCAGCCGGATTGCCGCCGCCTTGCGGGCGGATGGGGCGGAAGTGGTCGAGATGCGCTCCGGTGAAGCGGAACCTTCGGGCCTGGGCGAACGCGAACCGGATATGATCGTTTTCGCCTCGAGCGGCTCGGTGAGCGCCGCCTCGGCGTACTTGGCGCGAGTCCACCGTTTCGAACGGCGGCCGGCCATCGCCGCGATGGGCCCGGCCAGTTCGGCGGCCGCGCACGCCGCCGGCTTCACCCCGGACCTGGTTGCGCCCGAGGCGGAAATCGACGCGCTCGTCGGCGCAATCCGCTCGCACTTGAACTCCAAGGAGCATTCCATTTCATGA
- the hemL gene encoding glutamate-1-semialdehyde 2,1-aminomutase: protein MRLERSISAFARARDIIAGGVNSPVRAFRAVGGSPVFMQRGSGPFLYDLDGHEYVDYVLSWGALLLGHAPPGVVKAIVQAAGRGSSFGTPTEAESELGELIASMMPSIERIRFTSSGTEATMSASRLARAFTGRDKIVKFAGCYHGHADTFLIAAGSGALTNGIPNSPGITTGVAHDTIVLPFNDADAVARAFDANTGKIAAIVVEPYAGNMGFVPAAPGYLRMLRDLCDTHGALLVFDEVMTGFRVARGGVQEREGIVPDLTTLGKVIGGGLPIGALGGRAEIMAELAPEGAVYQAGTLSGNPLAMAAGIATLRTIAGDPTLYERLEVLTKLLCDGLGEVFAKHGVAQYSTYSGSMLCTFFTPGPVTDLESAMRSDTAAYAKYFHAMLDRGIYLAPSQFESTFVSTAHTTREIQRTISVADEALAHLATAAVR from the coding sequence TTGAGATTAGAACGGTCGATTTCGGCTTTCGCGCGCGCGCGCGACATTATCGCAGGCGGCGTTAACTCGCCCGTGCGCGCATTTCGCGCAGTCGGCGGGTCGCCGGTCTTCATGCAGCGTGGCTCAGGCCCATTTCTGTACGATCTGGATGGCCACGAGTATGTCGATTACGTCCTCTCGTGGGGAGCGTTGCTTCTCGGACACGCTCCGCCCGGCGTCGTCAAAGCGATCGTCCAAGCCGCCGGGCGCGGCAGCTCGTTCGGCACGCCGACCGAGGCCGAATCCGAACTCGGCGAGCTGATCGCGAGCATGATGCCGTCGATCGAGCGCATTCGTTTTACCTCGAGCGGCACGGAAGCGACGATGAGCGCGAGCAGACTGGCGCGCGCATTCACGGGACGCGACAAGATCGTCAAGTTCGCCGGCTGTTATCACGGACACGCCGATACGTTTCTGATCGCCGCCGGCAGCGGCGCGCTTACCAACGGCATTCCGAATTCACCGGGAATCACGACCGGCGTTGCGCACGACACGATCGTGCTACCGTTCAATGATGCGGACGCCGTCGCGCGCGCCTTCGATGCGAATACGGGAAAAATTGCGGCAATCGTCGTCGAGCCGTACGCGGGCAACATGGGTTTCGTTCCGGCGGCGCCCGGTTATCTGCGGATGCTGCGCGACCTCTGCGATACGCATGGCGCGCTGCTCGTCTTCGATGAGGTGATGACCGGTTTTCGCGTTGCGCGCGGAGGCGTGCAAGAACGCGAAGGCATCGTGCCGGATCTGACGACACTCGGCAAGGTGATCGGCGGCGGGCTTCCGATCGGTGCGCTGGGCGGTCGCGCCGAGATCATGGCCGAGCTCGCACCGGAGGGCGCAGTCTACCAAGCCGGCACTCTTTCGGGGAATCCGCTGGCGATGGCCGCGGGTATCGCAACGCTGCGCACGATCGCCGGCGATCCGACGCTCTATGAACGTCTCGAAGTGCTGACCAAACTTTTATGCGACGGCCTCGGTGAAGTCTTCGCAAAGCACGGCGTCGCTCAGTACAGCACGTATTCGGGCTCGATGCTCTGCACGTTCTTCACGCCCGGTCCCGTCACCGATCTAGAAAGTGCGATGCGTTCGGATACGGCAGCATACGCGAAGTATTTTCACGCGATGCTCGATCGCGGCATCTATCTGGCGCCCTCGCAGTTCGAGTCCACGTTCGTCTCCACCGCGCACACGACACGCGAGATTCAGCGAACGATTTCGGTGGCCGACGAAGCGCTCGCTCACCTCGCCACGGCGGCGGTTCGATGA
- the rocF gene encoding arginase, translated as MSGPRVDIIGVPMDLGASRRGVDMGPYAVRYAQLHEQLRALGIERIEDHGNLHVPIREAVDPHDKHAKYLDVIDRICGELAELVERSVRAGGFPVILGGDHSIAIGTLDGLKRARGKPAGLVWIDAHGDINSPKSSHSGNVHGMPLWFALERGYADPKRTVQIGLRDLEASEKENLRSSGVKAFTMSDVDKMTMTRVMEETIAIAGAGDTPLHVSFDLDAIDPREAPGTGTPVKGGLSFREAHLAMEMLAESGKLGSIEMVEINPILDTRNQTALLAVGLISSGLGKAIL; from the coding sequence GCGTGGACATGGGACCCTATGCGGTGCGCTACGCGCAATTGCACGAACAGCTGCGTGCGCTGGGCATCGAGCGCATTGAGGATCACGGCAACTTGCACGTGCCGATTCGCGAGGCGGTCGACCCGCACGACAAGCACGCCAAGTACCTCGACGTGATCGACAGGATCTGCGGCGAGCTGGCCGAGCTGGTAGAGCGCTCGGTTCGTGCGGGCGGTTTCCCGGTTATTCTGGGCGGCGACCATTCCATCGCCATCGGCACCTTGGACGGACTGAAACGGGCGCGCGGCAAGCCCGCGGGCTTGGTGTGGATCGACGCGCACGGCGACATCAACAGTCCGAAGAGCTCGCACTCCGGAAACGTGCACGGCATGCCGCTGTGGTTTGCGCTGGAGCGCGGCTATGCAGATCCAAAGCGCACGGTCCAGATCGGCCTGCGCGATCTCGAAGCTTCCGAAAAAGAGAACCTGCGCAGTTCCGGCGTCAAAGCATTTACGATGAGCGACGTCGACAAAATGACGATGACGCGCGTCATGGAGGAAACGATCGCGATTGCAGGCGCCGGCGACACGCCGCTGCACGTCTCGTTCGATCTGGATGCGATCGACCCGCGCGAAGCGCCCGGGACCGGCACGCCGGTCAAAGGCGGCCTGAGTTTCCGTGAAGCGCACCTTGCAATGGAGATGCTGGCGGAGTCGGGCAAACTCGGATCGATCGAAATGGTCGAGATCAATCCGATTCTCGACACGCGCAATCAAACCGCATTGCTTGCGGTCGGGCTCATAAGCTCGGGTCTTGGTAAAGCGATTTTATAA